The following is a genomic window from Lentimicrobium sp. L6.
AATCTGCAATCGACTATCAGCTTTTAGGAATTTACGAAGCTTTGTAATATATACATCCATGCTTCGAGTAGTAAAGTAATTATCATCTCCCCATATTTGCTTTAAGGCTTCTTCCCGTGGTAATACTTCACCCAAATTAAGTAATAATAACCTGAGTAGTTCAGCTTCCTTAGGACTTAATTTAATACTCTCTTCAGTGCTGGTATTGAGTAATTCTCTAATCATAGAACTAAAATGGAAGATTCCAATCTCAAATTCATGGCTGTCAGTGGGCTTTTTTAGAGTTTTTCTTCCTAATATCGCTTTGATTTTATAAATTAATACTTCAGAATCAAATGGCTTTTTGATATAATCGTCGGCACCAAGTTCATAGCCTTTTACTTCGTCTTCTTTTAAAGTTTTGGCTGTCAGGAAAATGAATGGAATTTCAGGGGCTTGGCTCCTGATACTTTGTGCTACTGAGAAGCCGTCAACATTAGGGAGCATCACATCGAGTATGCAGAAGTCAAATTTTGACTCGTCGAACTTATCTATAGCTTCTTGTCCGTCTTGGACCCAAAACACCTCAAACTTGTGAATCTCTAAATATGCTTTTAAAACTTCACCAAAACTTTTGTCATCCTCTAATAAAAATATTTTCATTTTTTTCCTTTCTCTTATTTCTTAATGGGTAGTCGAATTTCAAAACTACTACCTATGCCCAATTCACTTTTCACATGAATACTTCCACCATGTTTTTCTATTATAGCTTTTACATAGGTGAGTCCCAATCCATATCCTTTAATATTATGTACATTTCCCGCTTCAATTCTATAAAACCTATCGAAAATATACTGTAACTCTTTTTTATTCATCCCTTTACCCTTATCACTAATATTGATAGAAAGGTGATATTTTGTATTCGAAGTGGCTATTTTTATCTGAACAGGCTCTTCAGAATATTTGATGGCATTGTCCAATAAATTATAGAATACATTTATTAGGTGTACTTGGTCTGCTAATACTTCAAAGGTATTTGCTTGGAAATCAGAAGAAATATTCCCTTTGTCCTCAAGTTTTATTTGTGTGTTTTCCACTATATTCTGCAAAACTTCATGAACATCAATGGTTTGTTTTTCGAGTTTCAACTCTTTGCTTTCTAATCTAGCCATTTGTAATATCTTCTCCACCAGCCTATTCATCCTCCTGTTTTCTTTTTTTATCATGCCTGTGAAATAGCTGACTTTATCTTTGTTACCTAAAATAATAGGATTTAATATTGAATCAGAAGCCAATGAAATGGTAGCGATTGGTGTTTTAAATTCATGTGTCATATTATTAATGAAATCACTTTGAACTTCAGATATTTTCCGATGGTGAAGTAGATTTTTAATTATAAGTAATAAACCTATTGTCAGCATCAGTGTGAAAGCAATAGATAAAGTAATAGGAGTAGAGAGGTTTAAATACAGCTGTTTACGATTAACCTGTAATGCTAATAGTTGTTTTCTAGGAATCAGTTCATAAGGATATAAATTGGAAAAATAACTAAAGGAATTCTTGTCAAAATCATGGCTAGAATAAAGCACCGTCTCTTCACTTAGACTATCTAATATAGCAAAGTTAAATTGATTGGGGATATTATATTCTATTAAGCTTTTTTCAATCACTTCCTGTATTAATTTTTTTGGGATGCTATCCATAAAAGGCTTACTCCACTCATCCATCTCCCAAACCAATTGGTCTATAGTAGTTTCGATATTGTCTTTTTCATCTCTTAGGGCAATAGTTTTGTATTCTAGAACTTGTATCAGGCTATCAGCTTTAGCTTCAAAACTTTGGTAAATAGAGTCGTTTTTGAGTTTGATATGAATCTTAGTTTCTATGTTATTACCATTTCCATTTACAAATTCCCAATCCGCCTTTTCGTCATAAAACTCTAATTCCCTTTCTACATTAGCATTGACTATAATCATATTATTACTCATACTATCCAGCATTTGCGAAATCACTACTTCTTGAAAATGTTCAAATTCATTATCTGCAAAAATGATAGCATTCTCTTCAATTTCATGTTCAATACTAATTCGGTGAATGTTGCGTGTATTGAGATGACTTCTTTGAATATGATAGAGTTTTTCTTGTTGGTCAAGTGCATCTATTGCAAACTTTAATGCCCTATTTACATTCTGATCAAATAGTACTCTATTTTGTTCATAAAGCATATTAATCCAATAATATTGAATACCAATGGAACCCAATAAAGCAAAAATGCTAAAAATGATGACGATTTGTATTTTTCTTTTATTCATAGGAAAGCCAAAATTAGCCAATTAAATATAAGGTTGAGAGTACTTTAACCTAAGTTTAACCTTTGTTAATAGCAAAGATTAACATATTTTCAAATTTACAATAATTATAAATTACCTATAAAGTAGATTGAGTTTCAGAGCCTACGATTTACACCTAAAATTAAGATATCCCTCTTCAATCGTTTGCGGTTGAAAATACTTGATAAAAAATGAGTTGAAGATGCCAACTAAGTGATTCATGTATTTAAATATTATTACTTTTGCGCTACTATTTAACCGAAAATAGATTAATTAAACAAGATATCAGAGATGAAAAGAGTTTTAGTATTAACGGGAGGTGGAGATTGCCCCGGACTGAATGCAGTAATAAGAGCCATTGTTAAAAGAGCAGCACAAGAGAAAGATTGGGAAGTTGTTGGAAGTATTCAAGCTTTTAATGGTGTTTTATGGGAGCCTACACAAATTAAAGTGTTAGACCAAGCCGCTGTAAAAGGAATTCACTATCAAGGTGGAACCATCATTGAAACAACAAATAAAGGAGGACCATTTGCTTGGCCTATTAAAGATAAAAAAGGAAATTGGATTAGTGTAGATCGTTCAGAAGAAATGCTTCGTAAGCTACAGTTCATGGGTATTGATGCAGTTATCAATATTGGTGGAGATGGTAGTCAGGTTATTTCTCAGAAACTTTTCGAAATGGGGTTGAATGTTATTGGTGTTCCAAAAACTATTGATAATGACCTTTCTGCTACCGATTCTACTTTTGGTTATCAGACAGCTGTTCAAATTGCTACTGAAGCACTAGATAAATTAGTAACTACGGCTGCTTCACATAACCGTGTTTTCGGTATGGAGGTGATGGGACGTTATGCCGGTTGGATTGCATTAAATGCTGCAATTGCTGGTGGTGCCGATGTATGTTTGATTCCTGAAATTCCTTATGATATTAAATTAGTTAAGGAAAAATTAGAAAGCCGTTTCTATAAGGATAGAGGCTTCGGAATTATGGTGGTTTCTGAAGGAGCAAGACCTGCTGAAGGAACTATGCACTACGAAAGAAGCCAAGAAGTAGGATACGAAAACCTTAAA
Proteins encoded in this region:
- a CDS encoding response regulator transcription factor; amino-acid sequence: MKIFLLEDDKSFGEVLKAYLEIHKFEVFWVQDGQEAIDKFDESKFDFCILDVMLPNVDGFSVAQSIRSQAPEIPFIFLTAKTLKEDEVKGYELGADDYIKKPFDSEVLIYKIKAILGRKTLKKPTDSHEFEIGIFHFSSMIRELLNTSTEESIKLSPKEAELLRLLLLNLGEVLPREEALKQIWGDDNYFTTRSMDVYITKLRKFLKADSRLQIINIHGSGYRLFLQE
- a CDS encoding 6-phosphofructokinase, whose amino-acid sequence is MKRVLVLTGGGDCPGLNAVIRAIVKRAAQEKDWEVVGSIQAFNGVLWEPTQIKVLDQAAVKGIHYQGGTIIETTNKGGPFAWPIKDKKGNWISVDRSEEMLRKLQFMGIDAVINIGGDGSQVISQKLFEMGLNVIGVPKTIDNDLSATDSTFGYQTAVQIATEALDKLVTTAASHNRVFGMEVMGRYAGWIALNAAIAGGADVCLIPEIPYDIKLVKEKLESRFYKDRGFGIMVVSEGARPAEGTMHYERSQEVGYENLKLGGIVHQVLRELKDAGMKADMRDVMLGHLQRGGVPVAYDRVLAAQFGVKAFEMVLEEEFGKMVSYQHPDIVSVPLKDAIDKPNFVTLDNRIIQTVKGLDICLGAEV
- a CDS encoding HAMP domain-containing sensor histidine kinase produces the protein MNKRKIQIVIIFSIFALLGSIGIQYYWINMLYEQNRVLFDQNVNRALKFAIDALDQQEKLYHIQRSHLNTRNIHRISIEHEIEENAIIFADNEFEHFQEVVISQMLDSMSNNMIIVNANVERELEFYDEKADWEFVNGNGNNIETKIHIKLKNDSIYQSFEAKADSLIQVLEYKTIALRDEKDNIETTIDQLVWEMDEWSKPFMDSIPKKLIQEVIEKSLIEYNIPNQFNFAILDSLSEETVLYSSHDFDKNSFSYFSNLYPYELIPRKQLLALQVNRKQLYLNLSTPITLSIAFTLMLTIGLLLIIKNLLHHRKISEVQSDFINNMTHEFKTPIATISLASDSILNPIILGNKDKVSYFTGMIKKENRRMNRLVEKILQMARLESKELKLEKQTIDVHEVLQNIVENTQIKLEDKGNISSDFQANTFEVLADQVHLINVFYNLLDNAIKYSEEPVQIKIATSNTKYHLSINISDKGKGMNKKELQYIFDRFYRIEAGNVHNIKGYGLGLTYVKAIIEKHGGSIHVKSELGIGSSFEIRLPIKK